From Watersipora subatra chromosome 8, tzWatSuba1.1, whole genome shotgun sequence, a single genomic window includes:
- the LOC137401961 gene encoding transcription intermediary factor 1-beta-like has translation MGEHEDTRCGFCMEKLITSTDPKKLPCSHVYCLSCLTADYKKTCPICNQQWTGEADSLQSYSLAAETNCQEEDAIICDPCKSSESPASVYCVNCAKTFCEVHEQDHDELFDLEHDKVSISTYASSRVSYQRLLCKEHPNQVITIACGLCYQMFCANCDMDSLCQGEEEGEAVYQYGPSKL, from the exons ATGGGAGAACATGAGGATACCCGCTGTGGATTCTGTATGGAAAAACTGATAACTAGTACAGACCCTAAAAAGCTACCATGTTCTCATGTCTACTGCTTGTCTTGCCTTACAGCTGATTATAAAAAGACGTGTCCAATATGCAA tCAGCAGTGGACAGGAGAGGCCGATTCTCTCCAATCATATTCCTTGGCAGCTGAAACGAACTGCCAGGAGGAAGATGCTATCATTTGTGACCCCTGCAAATCAAGTGAAAGTCCAGCCAGTGTATATTGTGTCAACTGTGCAAAGACATTTTGTGAAGTGCATGAGCAG GATCATGACGAGCTATTTGACCTTGAGCATGACAAAGTGAGTATATCAACATATGCATCTTCTCGGGTGAGTTACCAGAGACTTTTATGCAAGGAGCACCCTAACCAAGTTATTACTATAGCCTGTGGCCTGTGCTATCAGATGTTCTGTGCGAACTGTGACATGGACTCCCTATGCCAAGGAGAGGAAGAAGGTGAGGCTGTTTACCAATATGGCCCTtctaaactttga